In one Anticarsia gemmatalis isolate Benzon Research Colony breed Stoneville strain chromosome 9, ilAntGemm2 primary, whole genome shotgun sequence genomic region, the following are encoded:
- the LOC142975375 gene encoding WD repeat-containing protein 26, with translation MHQPCANGAPHVNGDAPRNGDLPPPGLRMTQTDQEIVRLIGQHLISIGLDRSAALLMEESGLHLEHPAAATFRQHVLAGDWVKADHDLRALHDLLRDSPHVEPHNLAEMKFVVLEQKYLEHLEAGRVLDALHVLRNELTPLQYDTPRVHRLSALMMCADPAELHARAHWPGGGEHSRANVLARVQAVLPPALMMAPGRLRALLSQAAAQQAARCRFHAAPRPAPAPDHIPFTLLADHHCSADQFPIHSLQVLNEHCDEVWYCKWSPDGSRLASGSKDNTVMIWDFDPVAKRLSFRKSLEGHTYGVSYLSWSPDGRYLIAAGPEDCPDLWIWNMETEQLHLKMTHSQEDSLTAVAWHALGDKFVCGGARGQFYHCSLDGTLINSWDGVRVNALCCRADNRSVLAADTHHRVRGYDFTDLTDRNLIQEEHAVMAMTLNAADTLLLLNVANQGVHLWDIRARALVRRFRGLSQGHFTIHACFGGAHQDFIASGSEDNKVYIWHINGEEPIAVISGHTRCVNCVAWNPVHHDVLVSASDDYSLRLWGPRAAPS, from the exons TCGCAGCGCGGCCCTCCTGATGGAGGAGTCGGGGCTGCACCTGGAGCACCCGGCGGCGGCCACGTTCCGCCAGCACGTGCTCGCGGGCGACTGGGTGAAGGCCGACCACGACCTGCGCGCGCTGCACGACCTGCTGCGCGACTCGCCGCACGTCGAGCCACACAATCTCGCT GAGATGAAGTTCGTAGTGCTGGAGCAGAAGTACCTGGAGCACCTGGAGGCGGGGCGCGTGCTGGACGCGCTGCACGTGCTGCGCAACGAGCTGACGCCGCTGCAGTACGACACGCCGCGCGTGCACCGCCTGTCCGCGCTCATGATGTGCGCCGACCCCGCCGAGCTGCACGCGCGCGCGCACTGGCCCGGCGGCGGCGAGCACTCGCGCGCCAACGTGCTGGCGCGCGTGCAG GCGGTGCTACCCCCTGCGCTGATGATGGCCCCGGGCCGGCTGCGGGCACTGCTGTCGCAGGCGGCGGCGCAGCAGGCGGCTCGCTGTCGGTTCCACGCAGCCCCGCgacccgcgcccgcgcccgacCACATCCCCTTCACACTGCTCGCTGATCATCATTGCTCAGCTGACCAGTTCCCCATACACTCACTGCAG GTGTTGAACGAGCACTGCGACGAGGTGTGGTACTGCAAGTGGTCGCCGGACGGGTCGCGCCTGGCGTCCGGCTCCAAGGACAACACCGTCATGATCTGGGACTTCGACCCCGTCGCCAAACGACTCTCCTTCAG AAAATCCCTGGAGGGGCACACATACGGCGTGTCGTACTTGTCGTGGAGCCCGGACGGACGGTACCTCATCGCCGCCGGACCTGAAGACTGCCCTGATCTATGGATATGGAACATGGAG ACGGAGCAGCTGCACCTGAAGATGACACACTCCCAGGAGGACTCGCTGACGGCCGTGGCGTGGCACGCGCTGGGAGACAAGTTCGTGTGTGGCGGAGCGCGCGGACAGTTCTACCACTGCAGCCTCGAC GGCACCCTGATCAACAGCTGGGACGGCGTGCGCGTGAACGCGCTGTGCTGTCGCGCCGACAACCGCAGCGTGCTGGCCGCCGACACGCACCACAGGGTCAGGGGCTACGACTTCACCGACCTCACCGACCGCAACCT CATCCAGGAGGAGCACGCGGTGATGGCGATGACGCTGAACGCGGCGGACACACTGCTGCTGCTCAACGTGGCCAACCAGGGCGTGCATCTCTGGGACATAC GTGCCCGTGCGCTGGTCCGTCGGTTCCGCGGGCTGAGTCAAGGCCATTTCACCATCCACGCGTGCTTCGGCGGCGCCCACCAGGACTTCATCGCGTCCGGTAGTGAGGATAACAAG GTATACATCTGGCACATCAACGGCGAGGAGCCGATCGCGGTGATCTCGGGGCACACGCGCTGCGTGAACTGCGTGGCGTGGAACCCGGTGCACCACGACGTGCTGGTGTCGGCGTCGGACGACTACTCGCTGCGCCTGTGGgggccgcgcgccgcgccgtcCTAG